Proteins encoded by one window of Prevotella nigrescens:
- a CDS encoding aminopeptidase C, which yields MDKKTFIACGLLTFAVSMQAQTKAGGIDQQMMDKITAGSSSTANRALANAIKTNAIDDLARNFKKEGSFDTHFSVETTKQNIHNQKSSGRCWLFSGLNVLRSNFARKHKDTLRVELSHVYLSFHDQLEKANLMLQGVIDNANKPMDNPMVQFFFKSPISDGGTFCGVSDLVDKYGLVPMEVMPESYSAENTSRMASIISSKLREYGLELRKMVANKKPAAAIKARKTEMLGDIYHILTLALGEPVKTFEYAFKDKNGNSVGKPKTYTPQSFRDEVVGHKLNGTFIMAMNDPRREYYKTYEVEYDRHTYDGHNWKYINLPMEDIAKMAIASLKDDTKMYSSYDVGKQLDRKRGYLDLDNFDYATLFGTSFPMNKAERISTFDSGSTHAMTLTAVDLDENGQPKKWKVENSWGPTNGHNGCLIMTNPWFNEYSFRLVIDKKYVPENILKAAQQKPIMVMPDDPLFQEDK from the coding sequence ATGGACAAAAAGACATTTATTGCCTGTGGATTGCTCACTTTTGCCGTGTCAATGCAAGCACAGACAAAGGCTGGGGGAATTGACCAGCAAATGATGGACAAGATTACTGCAGGGAGTTCGTCTACTGCAAACCGCGCTTTGGCAAACGCCATCAAGACAAACGCTATCGACGACCTTGCTCGTAACTTCAAGAAAGAGGGTAGCTTCGACACCCATTTCAGCGTTGAAACAACCAAACAGAACATTCACAACCAAAAGAGTTCGGGACGGTGCTGGCTCTTTTCGGGCTTGAATGTGTTGCGTTCAAACTTCGCGCGCAAGCACAAAGACACGCTGCGCGTAGAGCTTTCGCACGTTTACCTTAGCTTCCACGACCAATTGGAGAAAGCCAACCTTATGCTCCAGGGAGTTATAGACAACGCTAACAAGCCAATGGACAACCCTATGGTGCAGTTCTTCTTTAAGAGTCCGATTAGCGATGGTGGTACTTTCTGCGGCGTTTCCGACCTTGTAGACAAGTATGGACTGGTGCCGATGGAGGTGATGCCGGAGAGTTATTCGGCTGAAAACACCTCTCGCATGGCGTCTATCATCTCTTCCAAGCTCCGCGAATATGGCTTGGAACTTCGCAAGATGGTAGCCAACAAGAAACCAGCTGCTGCCATTAAGGCACGCAAAACTGAAATGTTGGGCGATATTTACCACATTCTTACCCTCGCATTGGGCGAACCTGTAAAAACTTTCGAGTATGCTTTCAAGGACAAGAATGGCAACAGCGTTGGCAAACCAAAGACCTACACCCCGCAATCGTTCCGCGACGAGGTGGTTGGACACAAACTTAACGGCACTTTCATCATGGCGATGAACGACCCACGCCGCGAATACTACAAGACTTACGAAGTGGAATACGACCGCCATACATACGACGGACACAACTGGAAGTACATAAACCTGCCGATGGAAGATATTGCAAAGATGGCTATCGCATCGTTAAAAGACGACACAAAGATGTATTCGAGCTATGACGTAGGCAAGCAGTTAGACCGTAAACGTGGCTATTTAGACTTGGACAACTTCGACTATGCAACGCTCTTTGGAACTTCTTTCCCAATGAACAAAGCCGAACGCATTTCTACATTCGACAGTGGTTCTACCCACGCAATGACACTTACTGCTGTGGACCTTGACGAAAACGGACAGCCAAAGAAGTGGAAAGTGGAGAACAGCTGGGGTCCAACGAATGGGCATAACGGCTGTTTGATTATGACAAATCCTTGGTTCAACGAATACAGCTTCCGTCTGGTGATAGACAAGAAGTATGTTCCCGAAAACATTTTAAAGGCCGCACAGCAGAAACCTATTATGGTTATGCCAGACGACCCATTGTTCCAAGAAGACAAATAA
- a CDS encoding Omp28-related outer membrane protein, protein MKHLLMSLLVASASMSAVAQDIQMMNAPVLSGVVAKAKPQIAANQRIISDYLETAGHGTAPFNNGETMIGSFYSQEMLKPFIGCKIKSIRVLSADASRIKNIFVREGSTIYDASEVKAEEQLGNSIGDNWYEIKLSKEIEITAETKGLAIGYNLNNGNQGRVTIGKNGVNSYKGNLYTYFDETNEWVNRSANQQFTLPLQLVVEPAAGATMSEMVVSHIEVPNYTEVGKAINVDYWISNASSTPINNFELDVLVDNKSIKTITVNQGVKVGETNKKFTIEGLQPNISAVGKHNLALVLKKTNGKELTNAKGVENNHKVLYYKDVVARQKTLVEEFTSERCVNCYRGVRNIKALKQRQPDMVMVAVHLDETAYHDDVAAPESQFIKRMANVSGIPSFACNRTAFILKKQETIANPSIAAEDPSEGATIIDKFYNYSKSNTCVFSTLAIANKYDKDSRKINITVTGTGVNKAKELLEDYALFVLVTENNVDGHQGNESGMLEKTKHQDVLRAYVSSVKGDNDLVWEGDNFSKTYDFTIKNDWKPVDLEVVAFIAPKIKEIGANLESLAVQNCISEPLAKDPNAIENVATDQPVKVVERYNIKGQRIATPQKGINIVKLSDGRVVKEIVK, encoded by the coding sequence ATGAAACATTTATTAATGTCGTTATTAGTAGCTTCTGCCTCAATGTCAGCAGTAGCACAAGACATACAGATGATGAATGCGCCAGTCCTTTCAGGAGTGGTGGCAAAGGCTAAACCACAAATAGCAGCAAACCAACGCATAATAAGCGACTATCTTGAAACTGCGGGACATGGAACTGCTCCATTTAATAATGGTGAAACAATGATAGGCTCTTTCTACTCTCAAGAAATGTTGAAACCTTTCATTGGTTGCAAAATTAAATCGATAAGAGTGCTTTCTGCAGATGCAAGCCGTATTAAAAATATCTTCGTCAGAGAAGGTAGTACCATATACGATGCATCGGAAGTAAAAGCCGAAGAACAACTTGGTAATTCTATTGGCGATAATTGGTATGAAATCAAACTGAGTAAAGAAATAGAGATAACAGCAGAAACCAAGGGGTTGGCTATAGGTTACAACTTAAATAATGGCAATCAAGGAAGAGTAACCATCGGAAAGAATGGCGTAAATTCTTACAAAGGTAATCTTTACACTTACTTTGACGAAACGAACGAATGGGTAAATCGTTCCGCAAACCAACAGTTTACATTGCCATTGCAATTGGTCGTAGAACCTGCTGCCGGAGCTACTATGAGCGAAATGGTGGTCAGCCATATAGAAGTGCCAAATTACACTGAGGTTGGAAAGGCTATTAATGTAGACTATTGGATAAGCAATGCAAGTTCAACACCGATAAACAACTTTGAACTTGATGTCTTGGTAGACAATAAGAGCATAAAGACCATAACTGTGAACCAAGGTGTTAAAGTTGGCGAAACAAACAAGAAGTTTACCATTGAAGGACTTCAACCCAATATCTCTGCAGTGGGTAAACACAATCTTGCTTTGGTATTGAAGAAGACAAACGGAAAGGAACTTACAAACGCAAAAGGGGTTGAGAACAATCACAAGGTTCTTTATTACAAAGATGTGGTTGCACGCCAAAAGACATTGGTTGAAGAATTTACTTCTGAACGTTGCGTAAACTGCTACAGAGGAGTTCGGAATATTAAAGCATTAAAGCAACGCCAGCCTGATATGGTGATGGTTGCAGTGCACTTGGACGAGACAGCGTATCACGATGATGTAGCTGCCCCCGAGAGCCAGTTTATCAAACGAATGGCAAATGTCAGTGGAATACCTTCGTTTGCCTGCAACAGAACAGCATTTATTTTGAAAAAACAAGAGACTATTGCCAATCCCAGTATTGCTGCCGAAGATCCTTCAGAAGGCGCAACAATCATAGACAAGTTCTACAATTATTCAAAATCTAACACTTGTGTGTTCTCAACACTTGCTATTGCGAACAAGTACGATAAGGACAGCAGGAAGATTAACATAACAGTAACAGGCACAGGCGTGAACAAGGCGAAGGAATTGCTTGAAGACTATGCGCTCTTTGTTCTTGTTACAGAGAATAATGTAGACGGACATCAAGGCAATGAAAGCGGAATGCTCGAGAAAACGAAACACCAAGATGTGCTTCGTGCATACGTTTCAAGTGTGAAGGGCGACAACGATTTAGTATGGGAAGGCGATAACTTCTCAAAGACTTACGACTTTACAATAAAGAATGATTGGAAGCCGGTTGATTTGGAAGTAGTAGCATTCATTGCTCCTAAGATAAAGGAGATAGGTGCTAATCTTGAAAGTTTGGCTGTGCAGAACTGCATAAGCGAACCGCTTGCCAAAGATCCTAACGCCATTGAAAATGTAGCTACCGACCAGCCTGTAAAGGTTGTGGAACGCTATAACATCAAGGGGCAGCGCATAGCAACTCCGCAGAAAGGCATCAACATCGTGAAGCTCTCTGATGGTAGAGTGGTGAAAGAGATTGTGAAGTAG
- a CDS encoding NUDIX domain-containing protein, translating into MHVLEKFRYCPVCGSSGFEEQDEKSKRCKRCGFEYYLNPSAAVAAFILNSKGQLLTLRRSKAPAKGTLDLPGGFVDIGENINEALMREVKEETGLTVTEFKFFTTLPNRYEYSGFVVPTLDTFFICKVDNEAELQSNDDAEEALWINLEDIHTEEFGLRSIRHALSTFLEKKIK; encoded by the coding sequence ATGCACGTATTAGAGAAGTTCAGATACTGTCCTGTGTGTGGCAGCAGTGGTTTTGAAGAACAAGACGAGAAAAGCAAACGATGCAAACGTTGTGGCTTTGAATACTATTTAAATCCGAGTGCCGCCGTTGCTGCCTTTATACTTAACAGCAAAGGACAGTTGCTAACACTACGTCGCAGCAAAGCACCTGCAAAAGGAACGCTCGACCTGCCAGGTGGATTTGTAGATATTGGCGAGAACATAAACGAAGCTTTGATGCGCGAAGTGAAAGAAGAGACTGGATTGACCGTTACAGAGTTCAAGTTCTTCACCACTCTTCCCAACCGATACGAATACAGCGGTTTTGTCGTGCCTACGCTCGATACGTTTTTCATTTGCAAAGTCGACAACGAAGCAGAACTACAATCTAACGACGATGCAGAAGAAGCATTGTGGATAAACCTCGAGGATATCCACACCGAAGAATTCGGTCTGCGCTCCATTCGACACGCATTGTCTACTTTCCTGGAGAAGAAAATAAAATAA
- a CDS encoding alpha/beta hydrolase: protein MNFKRLFLIAGFAATTMFAAAQSRFEVKLYNSRPPYGNGDDRDTAKVRVYLPVDRESTGRAVVICPGGGYSSLSMETEGYDWGEFFQNQGIAAIVLKYRLPHGKPEVPISDAEQAIKLTRMNATSWKIDRNNVGIMGFSAGGHLAAMVATTSKGDAKPNFQILFYPVISMMEGYGHEGSFRNLLGKHPGKSDQKKYSADMNVTRITPRAFIALSDDDDSVPPANGVNYYTELYRNDIHASLHVYPGGGHGWGSKIGFRYHEELMMDLKAWLRSF, encoded by the coding sequence ATGAATTTTAAGAGACTCTTTTTAATAGCCGGCTTCGCAGCCACCACAATGTTTGCTGCTGCACAAAGCAGATTTGAAGTGAAACTTTATAATAGTCGCCCCCCTTATGGCAATGGCGACGACAGAGATACTGCCAAGGTACGTGTTTATCTGCCTGTCGACCGTGAATCTACAGGCAGAGCTGTCGTTATTTGTCCTGGTGGCGGTTACAGTTCGCTTTCTATGGAAACAGAAGGTTACGACTGGGGAGAGTTTTTTCAAAATCAAGGCATTGCTGCCATTGTTCTGAAATATCGTCTGCCACACGGTAAGCCAGAGGTTCCAATTTCAGATGCTGAGCAAGCCATAAAACTTACGCGCATGAATGCCACTTCATGGAAAATAGACCGTAACAATGTTGGCATCATGGGTTTTTCGGCAGGCGGACATTTGGCGGCAATGGTGGCAACAACATCGAAAGGCGATGCTAAACCCAACTTCCAAATATTGTTTTATCCCGTTATTTCTATGATGGAAGGTTATGGACACGAGGGAAGTTTCCGCAATCTCTTAGGGAAACACCCTGGCAAGAGTGACCAGAAGAAGTATAGCGCCGATATGAACGTAACCCGCATTACGCCTCGCGCCTTCATTGCACTTAGCGACGACGACGATTCTGTTCCGCCAGCTAATGGCGTAAACTATTACACCGAACTTTATCGCAACGATATTCACGCATCGCTCCACGTATATCCTGGAGGCGGACACGGCTGGGGTAGCAAGATTGGTTTCCGTTATCACGAAGAACTGATGATGGATTTGAAAGCTTGGCTTCGCAGCTTCTAA